TGTAGATTGCCCCGTTAAAAAACCGAAACGCCATGAGTTGGACTGCAAACATCCAAAAGTTAATGAGTCCCTCTCCGTGATTCGTTCCCGGAATGAAGAAGAGTGGGATATGCCATAAAGTCCAAATGATTCCAACAAAAACAGCAGATAAAACAAAGCCATATTTTTCGTCAAGCTCAGGCTGTAATATGTACATCCAGCCAGATTCCTCCATGCCACCGATAATAAGGTTACCAGGCAGGGATAGAAAGAACGTATAAAATGGAAGCACCATTTCCACGCGGCCCGAAACTGCAATATGTGTCAAAAAATACAGTGCAAGCCCAGCAACAACGAACAAATAGATAGATATGTTATTTTTGGCGTAAAAAACAGTTTTCAACCATTCCTTAAAATCCGCTATTTTATTATTTCTCTTCAGAACGATATATGAAGCAATAGCGGGTGACAAAATATAGATTGCAAATGGAATATTCATCCCGAATTGCTGTAGCGTGTGGACCCAATTGTGAACGGAATATCCAAATTGCCCAAGAGCAATCAAAGTACCTGACACAAGATAGGCTATGGCAAATGTCAGTATCGTAAATTGTACTGTGATCTTTTTGTTTTTCACGATTTCATCACCTCACATTTTGAAGTATACATTAAATTTTCCCCGCCTTTCCCCGCTTTGTTTTTCTAGCCTCATTATACCACATCTTACCACAAGCTGGAAATTTTCGTTT
This genomic stretch from Lacrimispora sphenoides harbors:
- a CDS encoding CPBP family intramembrane glutamic endopeptidase, which translates into the protein MKNKKITVQFTILTFAIAYLVSGTLIALGQFGYSVHNWVHTLQQFGMNIPFAIYILSPAIASYIVLKRNNKIADFKEWLKTVFYAKNNISIYLFVVAGLALYFLTHIAVSGRVEMVLPFYTFFLSLPGNLIIGGMEESGWMYILQPELDEKYGFVLSAVFVGIIWTLWHIPLFFIPGTNHGEGLINFWMFAVQLMAFRFFNGAIYKISGKGCVFMCVLFHTMFNAASPILGTTTMTWAGTIAANSILVLVSIVTVMIYEKKSRRIV